The Ferrovibrio sp. MS7 sequence CGCCTGCGGCATGACGGATGCTCGCCACCACACCGGCCTGCGGCGCGGCAAGCGTGTGCACCAGCTTCATCGCTTCCATCTGCGCTACGGCCATGCCGGCCTCGACACGGTCGCCGACCTTGACGTAGATCTGCGCCACGAGGCCATGCAACGGCGCCGTGATGCGGTTGCCATTGGCGGTCTCCGCCTCCTGGGCGCGCGGCGCTTCGCTTTTCAGGACAATTTTCGCCTGAATCGCCAGACCCTGACGCGCAATCAGCAGCTTGCCGTCTTCGCGGCGGCAAACCAGACGCTCCGGCGTCCCCTGCGGCGCAAAGCTCAACCAATCGGCGCCGGCAGCAACAGCGCCAATCGCCACGCGCTCGCCATCAATCACCGCTGCCGCGCCCTCACGGCCCTGATGCAACTCCATCTCCACGCTGCCGTATTCATCTTCCAGCAAGGCCGTGACCAGGACTGGACGCGCTGCTGCCGTCACACGCAGCGGATCGCGCAGCAGCCACGGATTGGTCCAGCCATTCGGGCCCTGTTGCGGGTGCTGCGCGCCGGGGCTGCACCAGGCCGCCAGCGCAGCAGCGCGCAACAGGCGCAGTTCGGCTGCATCGGGCTTCCAGCCATCGGGATAGGATTGCGTGATGAAGCGCGTTGTGGCACGCCCCTCGGCAAACAGCGGCTGACGTATCGCGTCGCGCAGGAAAAGCTGGTTGCTCGGCAGGCCCAGCAGGGCAAGGCCGCGCAGGCCGCCTTCCAGCTTGTCGAGCGCGCTTTCCCGTGTGCGGCCATGGGCGATCAGCTTGGCCAGCATCGAATCATAGTAAAGCCCGATCTCGCTGCCATCCGCGACACCATTATCGAAGCGCAAGGCCGACGGGCCGGCGATATGGGCGATACGACCGGTCACCGACTGAAAGCCGAGATCGGGACGTTCAGCGGTAAGCCGCGCCTCGATGGCGTGGCCATGGACCCGGATCTGTTCCTGGGTCAACGGCAAAGCCTCGCCGGCCGCGGCGATAAGCTGCCATTCCACCAGATCGATGCCGGTGATCGCTTCCGTGACCGGATGCTCTACCTGCAGGCGGGTGTTCATTTCCAGGAAATACGGCTGCTCATCGCCGGCTTCCATGATGAATTCTACCGTGCCGGCGGAATCGTAGCCGATAGCCTGGCCGAGCTTCAGCGCCGCAGCGAATAGTCGCTGGCGTGCGATGTCGGGCAGGTTCGGCGCCGGCGCCTCCTCCAGGATCTTCTGGTTATTGCGCTGTACGCTGCAATCGCGCTCGAACAGATGCAGCAGATTTCCCCGGCGGTCACCGATCAACTGCACTTCCAGATGGCGCGGACTGCGGATGTATTTCTCCAGCAGCACGCTGGCATCGCCAAAGGCCGATTGCGCCTCGTTGCGCGCGGCTTCCAGTGCCGCAGCGAAATCGGCGTCGCGCTCGACCAGCCGCATGCCGCGACCGCCGCCGCCGGCCGAGGCCTTGATCAGCACCGGGAAGCCAATCTGCTTCGCCGCCGCCAGCAACGTCGCCGCATCCTGGGCATCACCATGATAGCCCGGCACCGTAGGCACGCCGGCGGCTTCCGCGATGCGCTTGGCCTCGATCTTCGACCCCATCGCCGCCACCGCCTTGGGCGCTGGGCCGACAAAAATCAGACCGGCAGCCTCGCAGGCACGCGCGAAGGCGGCATTCTCCGAGAGAAAGCCGTAGCCAGGGTGGATTGCATCAGCTTCAAGCTGCTGCGCGGCAGCGATGATCGCTGGAATGCTCAAGTAACTATCCCGGGCGGGCGCCGCGCCAATACGGACGGCGGCATCGGCCAGCCGCACATGCGGCGCCTCTGCATCGGCATCGGAATAGACCGCCAGGCCGCGCAAGCCCAGACGCTTGCAAGTCTGCAATACGCGCACGGCGATTTCACCGCGATTGGCGACCAGCACGGAACGGATCGGACGAGGGGAGTATGCGAACATGATCCTCTCCCTCACATCCGGTAGACCGGCCGATTGCCGGTATCGTGCGGTTGCATGGCGCCGATGGCGAGGCAGAGGCCGAGCACGCCACGGGTATCCTGTGGCTCGATCAGGCCATCGTCCCAGAGCCGCGCCGTGCAGTAATAGGGGTTCGACTGCTCATCGAACATCTGCCGCAGCTTGGCCTCATAGGCTGCCAGTTCCTGCTCGCTGGCCGGATTGCGCGAAATGCTGGAGCGGCGCAGATCCATCAGCACCGAACTGCCGACATCCGGGCTCATGGTGCCAAGCCGGGCATTCGGCCACATGAACATGAAGCGCGGGCGGAAACCGCGACCGCTCATGCCGTAATTGCCGGCTCCATAGGAGCCGCCGGTGACCAGCGTATAGCGCGGCACCCGAGCATTGGATACGGCATAGACCAGCTTGGCGGAATTCTTCGCGATACCACCGCGCTCAGCTTCCGAGCCGACCATAAAGCCGGTGATATTCTGCAGGAATAGCAGCGGGATCTGGCGCTGGTCGCAGAGCTCGATGAAATGCGCGCCCTTCAGGGAGGAGTCGGAGAACAGCACGCCATTATTGGCGATGATGCCGACCGGCAGGCCCTGGATATGGGCAAAGCCACAGACGAGCGTGTTGCCATAAAGTGGCTTGAATTCATGGAATTCACTGCCATCGACCAGCCGCGCGATCACCTCGCGCTGATCGAAGGGCCGCGTCAGATCAGCACCGACGATGCCAGGAATATCGGCGGCATCATAAAGCGGCGCCTTTGCCGGCTGCACCACGGCATGAATGGTCTGCGCCCGCTTGAGCGCGGCGACGATATCGCGGGTCTTGGCGATGGCTTCCAGTTCATCGCGGGCGAAATGATCCGAGACGCCGGAAACGGTGGAGTGCATTTCCGCGCCGCCCAGGCTGTCGCGGTCGATGATCTCCTTGATCGCTGCTTTGACAATCTGCGGCCCGCCGAGATGCACGCTGCTATTGCCCGCCACCATCACCACCTCGTCGGAAAGCGCCGGGATATAGGCGCCGCCCGCCGTGCATTCGCCGAACACGGCGGCGATCTGTGGGATGCCGGCAGCCGACATGCGGCATTGCCGATAGAAAGCACCGCCGAAATGATCCTGATCCGGAAACACCTCATCGCCCTGGGACAGGTTGGCGCCGCCGCAATCGACCAGATAGACAATCGGCAGGCGGTTCTCGAAGGCGATATCCTGGGCGCGGATATGTTTCTTGATGGTTTCGCGGAAAAACGAGCCACCCTTGGTGGTGGCAT is a genomic window containing:
- a CDS encoding acetyl/propionyl/methylcrotonyl-CoA carboxylase subunit alpha; this translates as MFAYSPRPIRSVLVANRGEIAVRVLQTCKRLGLRGLAVYSDADAEAPHVRLADAAVRIGAAPARDSYLSIPAIIAAAQQLEADAIHPGYGFLSENAAFARACEAAGLIFVGPAPKAVAAMGSKIEAKRIAEAAGVPTVPGYHGDAQDAATLLAAAKQIGFPVLIKASAGGGGRGMRLVERDADFAAALEAARNEAQSAFGDASVLLEKYIRSPRHLEVQLIGDRRGNLLHLFERDCSVQRNNQKILEEAPAPNLPDIARQRLFAAALKLGQAIGYDSAGTVEFIMEAGDEQPYFLEMNTRLQVEHPVTEAITGIDLVEWQLIAAAGEALPLTQEQIRVHGHAIEARLTAERPDLGFQSVTGRIAHIAGPSALRFDNGVADGSEIGLYYDSMLAKLIAHGRTRESALDKLEGGLRGLALLGLPSNQLFLRDAIRQPLFAEGRATTRFITQSYPDGWKPDAAELRLLRAAALAAWCSPGAQHPQQGPNGWTNPWLLRDPLRVTAAARPVLVTALLEDEYGSVEMELHQGREGAAAVIDGERVAIGAVAAGADWLSFAPQGTPERLVCRREDGKLLIARQGLAIQAKIVLKSEAPRAQEAETANGNRITAPLHGLVAQIYVKVGDRVEAGMAVAQMEAMKLVHTLAAPQAGVVASIRHAAGDIVPAGATLIEIDLAVEEETR
- a CDS encoding carboxyl transferase domain-containing protein, translating into MAILSSSIDTGSAAFKANKAVYDGLLGTLRERYAWALAGGGEAMVKRHRERGKIIARDRIDLLVDPMSPFLELSPLAAWGLYDNKVPAAGLVTGIGCIRGTICMIIANDATTKGGSFFRETIKKHIRAQDIAFENRLPIVYLVDCGGANLSQGDEVFPDQDHFGGAFYRQCRMSAAGIPQIAAVFGECTAGGAYIPALSDEVVMVAGNSSVHLGGPQIVKAAIKEIIDRDSLGGAEMHSTVSGVSDHFARDELEAIAKTRDIVAALKRAQTIHAVVQPAKAPLYDAADIPGIVGADLTRPFDQREVIARLVDGSEFHEFKPLYGNTLVCGFAHIQGLPVGIIANNGVLFSDSSLKGAHFIELCDQRQIPLLFLQNITGFMVGSEAERGGIAKNSAKLVYAVSNARVPRYTLVTGGSYGAGNYGMSGRGFRPRFMFMWPNARLGTMSPDVGSSVLMDLRRSSISRNPASEQELAAYEAKLRQMFDEQSNPYYCTARLWDDGLIEPQDTRGVLGLCLAIGAMQPHDTGNRPVYRM